One window of the Suricata suricatta isolate VVHF042 chromosome 7, meerkat_22Aug2017_6uvM2_HiC, whole genome shotgun sequence genome contains the following:
- the CCHCR1 gene encoding coiled-coil alpha-helical rod protein 1 isoform X3, which yields MWPHSSGARPWASALIGKDPGVMAWWRLDGLRKGFAEPWRDLWRLGSQPLHCIPPSSPRTRNSRDCRNLRRRENIDGWTQNLETSSNVQMFRPSGSTGLIPPSHFQARPLPTVPRMAPTWVSDIPLVQLPAHQDVSERRPDQRPQVIKWEQDISGNLQDPGRRGRSLELEGSQALTQQAELISRQLQELRHLEEEVRVLRETSLQQKMRLEAQALEIEALARAEKAGQAEAEGLRAALAGAEVVRKNLEEGSQRDLEEVKRLHQEQLSSLTQAHQEALSSLTNKAEGLEKSLNSLETRRAGEAKELAVTQKEAELLRKELSKTQEDLEAQVALVENLRRYVGEQVPPDVQSRTWELERQELLETVQHLQEDRDGLHTTVELLQVRVQSLMHILAMQEEELARKVQPSDTLEPEFTRKCQSLLKGWREKVFALMVQLKAQELEHRRCMEQLKGQVAELQERAVAQSQEQAILQRSLQDKAAEVEVERMGAKALQIELSRAQEAQRRRQQHMATAEEQLKFVANSVSSFQTWLQSTMADVERATSRLPSLSSRVSYAVRRVHTIQGLMARKLALVQLRQESCSQPPPATDVNLELEQLREERNRLDTELQLSAHIIEREVGRAREQGEAERQQLSEVAQQLEQELQRTQESLASVGLQLEAARRGQQESTQEAASLRQELTQQQEIYGQALQEKVAEVETRLREQLLETERRLNEARREHGKAVVSLRQMQRKATREKERNQELRRLQDEVRKEEGLRLTQRLQELERDKNLMLQRLLAVLPSLLDKGKSVESGPRAPGSSAAASTSRESIKGSLSVLLDDLQGLSEAISKEEAVSQGDNQHCPPPFCL from the exons ATGTGGCCACATTCATCTGGGGCCAGGCCTTGGGCCAGTGCTTTGATAGGGAAGGACCCGGGTGTAATGGCTTGGTGGCGTCTGGATGGGCTTCGGAAAGGCTTTGCTGAGCCTTGGAGAGACCTCTGGAGATTGGGCTCACAGCCCCTGCACTGcatccctccttcctcacctcgGACCAGGAACAGCAGAGACTGTAGGAACTTAAGGAGGAGG GAAAACATAGATGGCTGGACACAGAATCTAGAGACTTCCAGTAATGTGCAGATGTTTCGACCTTCAG GTTCCACAGGGCTGATTCCCCCATCCCACTTCCAAGCTCGTCCCCTTCCAACTGTGCCAAGAATGGCTCCCACCTGGGTCTCAGACATTCCCCTGGTCCAACTTCCAGCCCATCAAGATGTCTCAGAGAGGCGGCCAGACCAGAGACCTCAAGTGATAAAGTGGGAACAGGATATTTCGGGCAATTTGCAGGATCCAGGGCGGAGAGGCAG GTCTCTGGAGCTGGAAGGGTCACAGGCCTTGACCCAGCAGGCTGAGTTGATCTCTCGGCAGCTACAAGAGCTGCGGCACCTTGAGGAGGAGGTTCGGGTCCTACGGGAGACCTCGCTGCAGCAGAAGATGAGGCTGGAGGCCCAGGCCCTGGAGATAGAGGCTCTGGCTCGGGCGGAGAAGGCTGGCCAAGCTGAGGCTGAGGGCCTGCGCGCTGCCTTGGCTGGGGCTGAGGTTGTCCGGAAGAACCTGGAAGAGGGGAGCCAGCGGGACCTGGAGGAGGTTAAGAGGCTGCACCAAGAGCAG CTCTCCTCCTTGACACAGGCTCACCAGGAGGCTCTTTCTAGTTTGACCAACAAAGCTGAGGGCTTGGAGAAATCTCTGAATAGTCTGGAAaccaggagggcaggggaagCCAAGGAGCTGGCTGTGACCCAGAAGGAGGCTGAGCTGCTGCGGAAGGAGCTGAG CAAGACCCAAGAAGATTTGGAGGCACAAGTGGCCTTGGTTGAGAATTTAAGGAGATATGTGGGGGAGCAAGTCCCTCCTGACGTCCAAAGCCGGACCTGGGAATTGGAGCGACAGGAGCTTCTAGAAACTGTGCAA CACTTGCAGGAGGACCGAGATGGCCTGCACACCACAGTGGAGCTGCTGCAGGTGCGGGTACAAAGCCTCATGCACATCCTCGCCATGCAGGAGGAGGAGCTGGCCAGGAAG GTTCAGCCTTCAGATACCCTGGAGCCTGAGTTCACTAGGAAGTGCCAGTCCCTGCTGAAGGGCTGGCGGGAGAAAGTGTTTGCCCTCATGGTGCAGCTGAAGGCTCAGGAGCTGGAGCACAGGAGATGCATGGAGCAGCTAAAGGGACAG GTGGCAGAGCTCCAGGAAAGAGCTGTGGCCCAGAGCCAGGAACAGGCCATCCTGCAGCGCTCCCTACAGGACAAGGCCGCAGAGGTGGAGGTGGAGCGGATGGGCGCCAAG GCCCTGCAGATAGAGCTGAGCCGAGCCCAGGAGGCCCAGCGCCGGAGGCAGCAGCACATGGCCACAGCTGAGGAGCAGCTGAAGTTTGTGGCCAATTCTGTCAGCAG CTTCCAGACCTGGCTCCAGAGCACCATGGCTGATGTGGAGCGGGCTACCTCGCGGCTGCCTAGCCTCAGCAGCCGAGTCAGCTATGCCGTCCGCAGGGTCCACACCATTCAGG GTCTGATGGCTCGAAAACTGGCCCTTGTTCAGCTGCGCCAGGAGAG CTGCTCCCAACCCCCACCTGCCACAGATGTGAACCTTGAGTTGGAGCAGCTGCGGGAAGAACGGAACCGCCTGGACACAGAACTGCAGCTGAGTGCCCACATCATTGAGCGGGAGGTGGGCCGGGCCCGGGAGCAAG GGGAGGCGGAGCGGCAACAACTGAGTGAGGTTGCCCAGCAGCTGGAGCAGGAGCTGCAGCGGACCCAGGAGTCCCTGGCTAGTGTGGGGCTGCAGCTGGAAGCAGCTCGTCGGGGCCAGCAGGAGAGCACACAGGAGGCTGCCAGTCTCCGACAGGAACTGACCCAGCAGCAGGAGATCTATGGGCAAG CTCTGCAAGAGAAGGTGGCTGAAGTGGAAACTAGGCTGCGAGAACAGCTcttagaaacagagaggagatTGAATGAGGCTCGGAGGGAGCATGGCAAGGCAG TGGTCTCCCTGCGCCAGATGCAGCGCAAAGCCACCCGGGAAAAGGAACGGAACCAGGAGCTCAGGCGTCTGCAAGATGAGGTCCGGAAGGAGGAGGGGCTGCGGCTGACCCAACGCCTGCAGGAGCTAGAAAGGGACAAGAACCTTATGCTG CAGCGACTCTTGGCAGTTCTTCCTTCCCTGCTGGATAAGGGGAAATCTGTGGAGTcgggccccagggccccagggtcTTCAGCAGCAGCATCCACCAGCAGGGAGTCCATAAAAG
- the CCHCR1 gene encoding coiled-coil alpha-helical rod protein 1 isoform X1, whose product MWPHSSGARPWASALIGKDPGVMAWWRLDGLRKGFAEPWRDLWRLGSQPLHCIPPSSPRTRNSRDCRNLRRRENIDGWTQNLETSSNVQMFRPSGSTGLIPPSHFQARPLPTVPRMAPTWVSDIPLVQLPAHQDVSERRPDQRPQVIKWEQDISGNLQDPGRRGRSLELEGSQALTQQAELISRQLQELRHLEEEVRVLRETSLQQKMRLEAQALEIEALARAEKAGQAEAEGLRAALAGAEVVRKNLEEGSQRDLEEVKRLHQEQLSSLTQAHQEALSSLTNKAEGLEKSLNSLETRRAGEAKELAVTQKEAELLRKELSKTQEDLEAQVALVENLRRYVGEQVPPDVQSRTWELERQELLETVQHLQEDRDGLHTTVELLQVRVQSLMHILAMQEEELARKVQPSDTLEPEFTRKCQSLLKGWREKVFALMVQLKAQELEHRRCMEQLKGQVAELQERAVAQSQEQAILQRSLQDKAAEVEVERMGAKALQIELSRAQEAQRRRQQHMATAEEQLKFVANSVSSFQTWLQSTMADVERATSRLPSLSSRVSYAVRRVHTIQGLMARKLALVQLRQESCSQPPPATDVNLELEQLREERNRLDTELQLSAHIIEREVGRAREQGEAERQQLSEVAQQLEQELQRTQESLASVGLQLEAARRGQQESTQEAASLRQELTQQQEIYGQALQEKVAEVETRLREQLLETERRLNEARREHGKAVVSLRQMQRKATREKERNQELRRLQDEVRKEEGLRLTQRLQELERDKNLMLATLQQEGLLSRYKQQRLLAVLPSLLDKGKSVESGPRAPGSSAAASTSRESIKGSLSVLLDDLQGLSEAISKEEAVSQGDNQHCPPPFCL is encoded by the exons ATGTGGCCACATTCATCTGGGGCCAGGCCTTGGGCCAGTGCTTTGATAGGGAAGGACCCGGGTGTAATGGCTTGGTGGCGTCTGGATGGGCTTCGGAAAGGCTTTGCTGAGCCTTGGAGAGACCTCTGGAGATTGGGCTCACAGCCCCTGCACTGcatccctccttcctcacctcgGACCAGGAACAGCAGAGACTGTAGGAACTTAAGGAGGAGG GAAAACATAGATGGCTGGACACAGAATCTAGAGACTTCCAGTAATGTGCAGATGTTTCGACCTTCAG GTTCCACAGGGCTGATTCCCCCATCCCACTTCCAAGCTCGTCCCCTTCCAACTGTGCCAAGAATGGCTCCCACCTGGGTCTCAGACATTCCCCTGGTCCAACTTCCAGCCCATCAAGATGTCTCAGAGAGGCGGCCAGACCAGAGACCTCAAGTGATAAAGTGGGAACAGGATATTTCGGGCAATTTGCAGGATCCAGGGCGGAGAGGCAG GTCTCTGGAGCTGGAAGGGTCACAGGCCTTGACCCAGCAGGCTGAGTTGATCTCTCGGCAGCTACAAGAGCTGCGGCACCTTGAGGAGGAGGTTCGGGTCCTACGGGAGACCTCGCTGCAGCAGAAGATGAGGCTGGAGGCCCAGGCCCTGGAGATAGAGGCTCTGGCTCGGGCGGAGAAGGCTGGCCAAGCTGAGGCTGAGGGCCTGCGCGCTGCCTTGGCTGGGGCTGAGGTTGTCCGGAAGAACCTGGAAGAGGGGAGCCAGCGGGACCTGGAGGAGGTTAAGAGGCTGCACCAAGAGCAG CTCTCCTCCTTGACACAGGCTCACCAGGAGGCTCTTTCTAGTTTGACCAACAAAGCTGAGGGCTTGGAGAAATCTCTGAATAGTCTGGAAaccaggagggcaggggaagCCAAGGAGCTGGCTGTGACCCAGAAGGAGGCTGAGCTGCTGCGGAAGGAGCTGAG CAAGACCCAAGAAGATTTGGAGGCACAAGTGGCCTTGGTTGAGAATTTAAGGAGATATGTGGGGGAGCAAGTCCCTCCTGACGTCCAAAGCCGGACCTGGGAATTGGAGCGACAGGAGCTTCTAGAAACTGTGCAA CACTTGCAGGAGGACCGAGATGGCCTGCACACCACAGTGGAGCTGCTGCAGGTGCGGGTACAAAGCCTCATGCACATCCTCGCCATGCAGGAGGAGGAGCTGGCCAGGAAG GTTCAGCCTTCAGATACCCTGGAGCCTGAGTTCACTAGGAAGTGCCAGTCCCTGCTGAAGGGCTGGCGGGAGAAAGTGTTTGCCCTCATGGTGCAGCTGAAGGCTCAGGAGCTGGAGCACAGGAGATGCATGGAGCAGCTAAAGGGACAG GTGGCAGAGCTCCAGGAAAGAGCTGTGGCCCAGAGCCAGGAACAGGCCATCCTGCAGCGCTCCCTACAGGACAAGGCCGCAGAGGTGGAGGTGGAGCGGATGGGCGCCAAG GCCCTGCAGATAGAGCTGAGCCGAGCCCAGGAGGCCCAGCGCCGGAGGCAGCAGCACATGGCCACAGCTGAGGAGCAGCTGAAGTTTGTGGCCAATTCTGTCAGCAG CTTCCAGACCTGGCTCCAGAGCACCATGGCTGATGTGGAGCGGGCTACCTCGCGGCTGCCTAGCCTCAGCAGCCGAGTCAGCTATGCCGTCCGCAGGGTCCACACCATTCAGG GTCTGATGGCTCGAAAACTGGCCCTTGTTCAGCTGCGCCAGGAGAG CTGCTCCCAACCCCCACCTGCCACAGATGTGAACCTTGAGTTGGAGCAGCTGCGGGAAGAACGGAACCGCCTGGACACAGAACTGCAGCTGAGTGCCCACATCATTGAGCGGGAGGTGGGCCGGGCCCGGGAGCAAG GGGAGGCGGAGCGGCAACAACTGAGTGAGGTTGCCCAGCAGCTGGAGCAGGAGCTGCAGCGGACCCAGGAGTCCCTGGCTAGTGTGGGGCTGCAGCTGGAAGCAGCTCGTCGGGGCCAGCAGGAGAGCACACAGGAGGCTGCCAGTCTCCGACAGGAACTGACCCAGCAGCAGGAGATCTATGGGCAAG CTCTGCAAGAGAAGGTGGCTGAAGTGGAAACTAGGCTGCGAGAACAGCTcttagaaacagagaggagatTGAATGAGGCTCGGAGGGAGCATGGCAAGGCAG TGGTCTCCCTGCGCCAGATGCAGCGCAAAGCCACCCGGGAAAAGGAACGGAACCAGGAGCTCAGGCGTCTGCAAGATGAGGTCCGGAAGGAGGAGGGGCTGCGGCTGACCCAACGCCTGCAGGAGCTAGAAAGGGACAAGAACCTTATGCTG gccaCCTTGCAGCAGGAAGGTCTCCTCTCCCGTTACAAGCAGCAGCGACTCTTGGCAGTTCTTCCTTCCCTGCTGGATAAGGGGAAATCTGTGGAGTcgggccccagggccccagggtcTTCAGCAGCAGCATCCACCAGCAGGGAGTCCATAAAAG
- the CCHCR1 gene encoding coiled-coil alpha-helical rod protein 1 isoform X2, whose amino-acid sequence MWPHSSGARPWASALIGKDPGVMAWWRLDGLRKGFAEPWRDLWRLGSQPLHCIPPSSPRTRNSRDCRNLRRRENIDGWTQNLETSSNVQMFRPSGSTGLIPPSHFQARPLPTVPRMAPTWVSDIPLVQLPAHQDVSERRPDQRPQVIKWEQDISGNLQDPGRRGRSLELEGSQALTQQAELISRQLQELRHLEEEVRVLRETSLQQKMRLEAQALEIEALARAEKAGQAEAEGLRAALAGAEVVRKNLEEGSQRDLEEVKRLHQEQLSSLTQAHQEALSSLTNKAEGLEKSLNSLETRRAGEAKELAVTQKEAELLRKELSKTQEDLEAQVALVENLRRYVGEQVPPDVQSRTWELERQELLETVQEDRDGLHTTVELLQVRVQSLMHILAMQEEELARKVQPSDTLEPEFTRKCQSLLKGWREKVFALMVQLKAQELEHRRCMEQLKGQVAELQERAVAQSQEQAILQRSLQDKAAEVEVERMGAKALQIELSRAQEAQRRRQQHMATAEEQLKFVANSVSSFQTWLQSTMADVERATSRLPSLSSRVSYAVRRVHTIQGLMARKLALVQLRQESCSQPPPATDVNLELEQLREERNRLDTELQLSAHIIEREVGRAREQGEAERQQLSEVAQQLEQELQRTQESLASVGLQLEAARRGQQESTQEAASLRQELTQQQEIYGQALQEKVAEVETRLREQLLETERRLNEARREHGKAVVSLRQMQRKATREKERNQELRRLQDEVRKEEGLRLTQRLQELERDKNLMLATLQQEGLLSRYKQQRLLAVLPSLLDKGKSVESGPRAPGSSAAASTSRESIKGSLSVLLDDLQGLSEAISKEEAVSQGDNQHCPPPFCL is encoded by the exons ATGTGGCCACATTCATCTGGGGCCAGGCCTTGGGCCAGTGCTTTGATAGGGAAGGACCCGGGTGTAATGGCTTGGTGGCGTCTGGATGGGCTTCGGAAAGGCTTTGCTGAGCCTTGGAGAGACCTCTGGAGATTGGGCTCACAGCCCCTGCACTGcatccctccttcctcacctcgGACCAGGAACAGCAGAGACTGTAGGAACTTAAGGAGGAGG GAAAACATAGATGGCTGGACACAGAATCTAGAGACTTCCAGTAATGTGCAGATGTTTCGACCTTCAG GTTCCACAGGGCTGATTCCCCCATCCCACTTCCAAGCTCGTCCCCTTCCAACTGTGCCAAGAATGGCTCCCACCTGGGTCTCAGACATTCCCCTGGTCCAACTTCCAGCCCATCAAGATGTCTCAGAGAGGCGGCCAGACCAGAGACCTCAAGTGATAAAGTGGGAACAGGATATTTCGGGCAATTTGCAGGATCCAGGGCGGAGAGGCAG GTCTCTGGAGCTGGAAGGGTCACAGGCCTTGACCCAGCAGGCTGAGTTGATCTCTCGGCAGCTACAAGAGCTGCGGCACCTTGAGGAGGAGGTTCGGGTCCTACGGGAGACCTCGCTGCAGCAGAAGATGAGGCTGGAGGCCCAGGCCCTGGAGATAGAGGCTCTGGCTCGGGCGGAGAAGGCTGGCCAAGCTGAGGCTGAGGGCCTGCGCGCTGCCTTGGCTGGGGCTGAGGTTGTCCGGAAGAACCTGGAAGAGGGGAGCCAGCGGGACCTGGAGGAGGTTAAGAGGCTGCACCAAGAGCAG CTCTCCTCCTTGACACAGGCTCACCAGGAGGCTCTTTCTAGTTTGACCAACAAAGCTGAGGGCTTGGAGAAATCTCTGAATAGTCTGGAAaccaggagggcaggggaagCCAAGGAGCTGGCTGTGACCCAGAAGGAGGCTGAGCTGCTGCGGAAGGAGCTGAG CAAGACCCAAGAAGATTTGGAGGCACAAGTGGCCTTGGTTGAGAATTTAAGGAGATATGTGGGGGAGCAAGTCCCTCCTGACGTCCAAAGCCGGACCTGGGAATTGGAGCGACAGGAGCTTCTAGAAACTGTGCAA GAGGACCGAGATGGCCTGCACACCACAGTGGAGCTGCTGCAGGTGCGGGTACAAAGCCTCATGCACATCCTCGCCATGCAGGAGGAGGAGCTGGCCAGGAAG GTTCAGCCTTCAGATACCCTGGAGCCTGAGTTCACTAGGAAGTGCCAGTCCCTGCTGAAGGGCTGGCGGGAGAAAGTGTTTGCCCTCATGGTGCAGCTGAAGGCTCAGGAGCTGGAGCACAGGAGATGCATGGAGCAGCTAAAGGGACAG GTGGCAGAGCTCCAGGAAAGAGCTGTGGCCCAGAGCCAGGAACAGGCCATCCTGCAGCGCTCCCTACAGGACAAGGCCGCAGAGGTGGAGGTGGAGCGGATGGGCGCCAAG GCCCTGCAGATAGAGCTGAGCCGAGCCCAGGAGGCCCAGCGCCGGAGGCAGCAGCACATGGCCACAGCTGAGGAGCAGCTGAAGTTTGTGGCCAATTCTGTCAGCAG CTTCCAGACCTGGCTCCAGAGCACCATGGCTGATGTGGAGCGGGCTACCTCGCGGCTGCCTAGCCTCAGCAGCCGAGTCAGCTATGCCGTCCGCAGGGTCCACACCATTCAGG GTCTGATGGCTCGAAAACTGGCCCTTGTTCAGCTGCGCCAGGAGAG CTGCTCCCAACCCCCACCTGCCACAGATGTGAACCTTGAGTTGGAGCAGCTGCGGGAAGAACGGAACCGCCTGGACACAGAACTGCAGCTGAGTGCCCACATCATTGAGCGGGAGGTGGGCCGGGCCCGGGAGCAAG GGGAGGCGGAGCGGCAACAACTGAGTGAGGTTGCCCAGCAGCTGGAGCAGGAGCTGCAGCGGACCCAGGAGTCCCTGGCTAGTGTGGGGCTGCAGCTGGAAGCAGCTCGTCGGGGCCAGCAGGAGAGCACACAGGAGGCTGCCAGTCTCCGACAGGAACTGACCCAGCAGCAGGAGATCTATGGGCAAG CTCTGCAAGAGAAGGTGGCTGAAGTGGAAACTAGGCTGCGAGAACAGCTcttagaaacagagaggagatTGAATGAGGCTCGGAGGGAGCATGGCAAGGCAG TGGTCTCCCTGCGCCAGATGCAGCGCAAAGCCACCCGGGAAAAGGAACGGAACCAGGAGCTCAGGCGTCTGCAAGATGAGGTCCGGAAGGAGGAGGGGCTGCGGCTGACCCAACGCCTGCAGGAGCTAGAAAGGGACAAGAACCTTATGCTG gccaCCTTGCAGCAGGAAGGTCTCCTCTCCCGTTACAAGCAGCAGCGACTCTTGGCAGTTCTTCCTTCCCTGCTGGATAAGGGGAAATCTGTGGAGTcgggccccagggccccagggtcTTCAGCAGCAGCATCCACCAGCAGGGAGTCCATAAAAG
- the CCHCR1 gene encoding coiled-coil alpha-helical rod protein 1 isoform X5, producing the protein MFRPSGSTGLIPPSHFQARPLPTVPRMAPTWVSDIPLVQLPAHQDVSERRPDQRPQVIKWEQDISGNLQDPGRRGRSLELEGSQALTQQAELISRQLQELRHLEEEVRVLRETSLQQKMRLEAQALEIEALARAEKAGQAEAEGLRAALAGAEVVRKNLEEGSQRDLEEVKRLHQEQLSSLTQAHQEALSSLTNKAEGLEKSLNSLETRRAGEAKELAVTQKEAELLRKELSKTQEDLEAQVALVENLRRYVGEQVPPDVQSRTWELERQELLETVQHLQEDRDGLHTTVELLQVRVQSLMHILAMQEEELARKVQPSDTLEPEFTRKCQSLLKGWREKVFALMVQLKAQELEHRRCMEQLKGQVAELQERAVAQSQEQAILQRSLQDKAAEVEVERMGAKALQIELSRAQEAQRRRQQHMATAEEQLKFVANSVSSFQTWLQSTMADVERATSRLPSLSSRVSYAVRRVHTIQGLMARKLALVQLRQESCSQPPPATDVNLELEQLREERNRLDTELQLSAHIIEREVGRAREQGEAERQQLSEVAQQLEQELQRTQESLASVGLQLEAARRGQQESTQEAASLRQELTQQQEIYGQALQEKVAEVETRLREQLLETERRLNEARREHGKAVVSLRQMQRKATREKERNQELRRLQDEVRKEEGLRLTQRLQELERDKNLMLATLQQEGLLSRYKQQRLLAVLPSLLDKGKSVESGPRAPGSSAAASTSRESIKGSLSVLLDDLQGLSEAISKEEAVSQGDNQHCPPPFCL; encoded by the exons ATGTTTCGACCTTCAG GTTCCACAGGGCTGATTCCCCCATCCCACTTCCAAGCTCGTCCCCTTCCAACTGTGCCAAGAATGGCTCCCACCTGGGTCTCAGACATTCCCCTGGTCCAACTTCCAGCCCATCAAGATGTCTCAGAGAGGCGGCCAGACCAGAGACCTCAAGTGATAAAGTGGGAACAGGATATTTCGGGCAATTTGCAGGATCCAGGGCGGAGAGGCAG GTCTCTGGAGCTGGAAGGGTCACAGGCCTTGACCCAGCAGGCTGAGTTGATCTCTCGGCAGCTACAAGAGCTGCGGCACCTTGAGGAGGAGGTTCGGGTCCTACGGGAGACCTCGCTGCAGCAGAAGATGAGGCTGGAGGCCCAGGCCCTGGAGATAGAGGCTCTGGCTCGGGCGGAGAAGGCTGGCCAAGCTGAGGCTGAGGGCCTGCGCGCTGCCTTGGCTGGGGCTGAGGTTGTCCGGAAGAACCTGGAAGAGGGGAGCCAGCGGGACCTGGAGGAGGTTAAGAGGCTGCACCAAGAGCAG CTCTCCTCCTTGACACAGGCTCACCAGGAGGCTCTTTCTAGTTTGACCAACAAAGCTGAGGGCTTGGAGAAATCTCTGAATAGTCTGGAAaccaggagggcaggggaagCCAAGGAGCTGGCTGTGACCCAGAAGGAGGCTGAGCTGCTGCGGAAGGAGCTGAG CAAGACCCAAGAAGATTTGGAGGCACAAGTGGCCTTGGTTGAGAATTTAAGGAGATATGTGGGGGAGCAAGTCCCTCCTGACGTCCAAAGCCGGACCTGGGAATTGGAGCGACAGGAGCTTCTAGAAACTGTGCAA CACTTGCAGGAGGACCGAGATGGCCTGCACACCACAGTGGAGCTGCTGCAGGTGCGGGTACAAAGCCTCATGCACATCCTCGCCATGCAGGAGGAGGAGCTGGCCAGGAAG GTTCAGCCTTCAGATACCCTGGAGCCTGAGTTCACTAGGAAGTGCCAGTCCCTGCTGAAGGGCTGGCGGGAGAAAGTGTTTGCCCTCATGGTGCAGCTGAAGGCTCAGGAGCTGGAGCACAGGAGATGCATGGAGCAGCTAAAGGGACAG GTGGCAGAGCTCCAGGAAAGAGCTGTGGCCCAGAGCCAGGAACAGGCCATCCTGCAGCGCTCCCTACAGGACAAGGCCGCAGAGGTGGAGGTGGAGCGGATGGGCGCCAAG GCCCTGCAGATAGAGCTGAGCCGAGCCCAGGAGGCCCAGCGCCGGAGGCAGCAGCACATGGCCACAGCTGAGGAGCAGCTGAAGTTTGTGGCCAATTCTGTCAGCAG CTTCCAGACCTGGCTCCAGAGCACCATGGCTGATGTGGAGCGGGCTACCTCGCGGCTGCCTAGCCTCAGCAGCCGAGTCAGCTATGCCGTCCGCAGGGTCCACACCATTCAGG GTCTGATGGCTCGAAAACTGGCCCTTGTTCAGCTGCGCCAGGAGAG CTGCTCCCAACCCCCACCTGCCACAGATGTGAACCTTGAGTTGGAGCAGCTGCGGGAAGAACGGAACCGCCTGGACACAGAACTGCAGCTGAGTGCCCACATCATTGAGCGGGAGGTGGGCCGGGCCCGGGAGCAAG GGGAGGCGGAGCGGCAACAACTGAGTGAGGTTGCCCAGCAGCTGGAGCAGGAGCTGCAGCGGACCCAGGAGTCCCTGGCTAGTGTGGGGCTGCAGCTGGAAGCAGCTCGTCGGGGCCAGCAGGAGAGCACACAGGAGGCTGCCAGTCTCCGACAGGAACTGACCCAGCAGCAGGAGATCTATGGGCAAG CTCTGCAAGAGAAGGTGGCTGAAGTGGAAACTAGGCTGCGAGAACAGCTcttagaaacagagaggagatTGAATGAGGCTCGGAGGGAGCATGGCAAGGCAG TGGTCTCCCTGCGCCAGATGCAGCGCAAAGCCACCCGGGAAAAGGAACGGAACCAGGAGCTCAGGCGTCTGCAAGATGAGGTCCGGAAGGAGGAGGGGCTGCGGCTGACCCAACGCCTGCAGGAGCTAGAAAGGGACAAGAACCTTATGCTG gccaCCTTGCAGCAGGAAGGTCTCCTCTCCCGTTACAAGCAGCAGCGACTCTTGGCAGTTCTTCCTTCCCTGCTGGATAAGGGGAAATCTGTGGAGTcgggccccagggccccagggtcTTCAGCAGCAGCATCCACCAGCAGGGAGTCCATAAAAG